The following are encoded together in the Thermococcus sibiricus MM 739 genome:
- a CDS encoding NifB/NifX family molybdenum-iron cluster-binding protein: MRIAIPTNGGGRNDTVAPVFARAPAFYIADVDENGNMISEKVIQNTGAMAGGGAGPMAVQTLINEGVEAIIAPQVGPNALGTIQAAGIKLYQVAAGTPVEEAIKAVVSGSIGQFTAPVPPTPTTPTAPAPAYGPYPATPAYPAYPAYGYGPGWGWGRGGGWGRGRGFGRGMGGGRGWGARLGYCPWTGMPNRRNWFARFFGWW; the protein is encoded by the coding sequence ATGAGGATCGCGATACCAACGAATGGCGGAGGAAGAAACGATACTGTGGCTCCAGTTTTTGCACGTGCTCCAGCGTTCTACATAGCTGATGTTGACGAGAACGGAAACATGATTAGTGAAAAGGTTATACAGAACACTGGCGCCATGGCAGGGGGTGGGGCCGGACCGATGGCCGTCCAGACCCTCATCAACGAGGGCGTCGAGGCAATAATAGCACCGCAGGTCGGTCCGAACGCACTCGGCACAATCCAGGCGGCTGGAATAAAGCTCTACCAGGTAGCGGCTGGGACTCCAGTTGAAGAAGCCATAAAGGCTGTGGTCAGCGGAAGTATTGGTCAATTCACGGCTCCAGTGCCACCTACCCCAACAACACCAACAGCACCGGCTCCTGCCTACGGACCGTACCCAGCAACACCTGCCTACCCTGCCTACCCCGCATACGGCTACGGCCCTGGTTGGGGTTGGGGCCGCGGTGGTGGTTGGGGAAGAGGCAGAGGCTTCGGCCGTGGAATGGGTGGCGGAAGAGGATGGGGAGCAAGATTAGGTTATTGTCCATGGACAGGAATGCCCAATAGAAGAAACTGGTTTGCGAGATTTTTCGGCTGGTGGTGA
- a CDS encoding NifB/NifX family molybdenum-iron cluster-binding protein: protein MRIAVATVKGGLDDFVNQHFGRTPTFTIVDVENGEIKNVKIVLNPSASSPRGAGVQAAQFCINEGVEVVIAGQFGPNSAGVLQAAGIRMISAPATMTVREAVETFLRGELTQAVFSSEGGRSYGGGMGRGMGRGMGGRRGEGRGEW from the coding sequence ATGAGGATAGCTGTTGCAACCGTGAAAGGAGGTCTGGACGATTTTGTCAATCAACACTTTGGAAGAACTCCAACTTTCACCATAGTAGATGTTGAAAATGGGGAGATAAAGAATGTTAAAATAGTCTTAAACCCAAGTGCAAGCTCTCCCAGAGGTGCTGGGGTCCAGGCGGCTCAATTTTGCATAAACGAAGGAGTAGAAGTAGTAATAGCCGGTCAGTTCGGGCCCAACTCAGCGGGAGTACTTCAGGCCGCAGGCATAAGAATGATCTCGGCCCCGGCCACGATGACCGTCAGGGAAGCGGTTGAGACTTTCCTTAGGGGTGAGCTCACCCAAGCCGTTTTCAGCTCCGAGGGCGGTAGGAGCTACGGCGGAGGCATGGGTAGAGGCATGGGCCGTGGAATGGGTGGCAGAAGAGGAGAGGGAAGAGGTGAATGGTAA
- a CDS encoding MBL fold metallo-hydrolase — protein MKITVLFENHAGFKKGLFGAHGFSVLVEHKGKNILVDAGSDGKVLLHNIKALNISPEEVDVIFLTHGHYDHTGGLEEFLKARKSSIDIYAHPDVFLRRIALKPKRREIGIPFSQEHLEKIGANFILKEKPVRIFDEIYTSGEIERRTWDRAVGYIISGKKLVKDPLRDDMALFIELGDKIAVISGCGHSGILNIAEHSWKVMNKPIFALVGGFHLSGAKKNILEDAVRGIRTFGVEKLYPGHCTGFDGICAFMNVFGDKVEPLYAGKEVKFVQ, from the coding sequence ATGAAAATTACCGTGCTTTTTGAAAATCACGCCGGGTTTAAGAAGGGCCTCTTTGGGGCCCATGGATTTTCAGTTTTAGTTGAACACAAAGGAAAGAATATTTTGGTAGATGCCGGAAGTGATGGAAAGGTTTTGCTCCATAATATAAAAGCCCTTAACATTTCACCCGAAGAAGTTGATGTAATATTCCTCACCCACGGCCATTACGACCACACTGGTGGGCTGGAAGAGTTTTTAAAGGCGAGAAAAAGCTCCATAGACATCTATGCTCATCCTGACGTATTCTTGAGAAGGATCGCATTGAAACCCAAACGCAGGGAAATTGGAATCCCCTTTTCGCAAGAACATTTGGAAAAAATTGGCGCGAACTTTATACTAAAAGAGAAGCCCGTTAGGATATTTGATGAAATTTATACGAGCGGTGAAATAGAAAGAAGAACTTGGGATAGAGCAGTTGGTTACATTATAAGCGGAAAAAAACTAGTAAAAGACCCGCTAAGAGATGATATGGCATTGTTCATTGAGCTTGGAGATAAAATAGCCGTTATAAGCGGATGCGGCCACAGCGGTATTCTAAACATAGCGGAGCACTCATGGAAGGTGATGAATAAGCCGATTTTTGCCTTGGTAGGCGGATTTCATTTAAGCGGGGCCAAGAAAAATATTTTGGAGGATGCAGTTAGAGGTATTAGAACTTTTGGAGTTGAAAAGCTCTACCCTGGCCATTGCACCGGGTTTGATGGAATTTGTGCATTTATGAATGTCTTTGGAGACAAAGTGGAGCCTCTATATGCGGGAAAAGAGGTCAAATTTGTCCAGTAA
- a CDS encoding SDR family oxidoreductase translates to MLSIDLSGRLAFTTASSKGIGFGVARVLARAGADVILLSRNEENLKKAREKIKEESNVDVSYIIADLMKREELEKTVKELQNIGEPDMFFFSTGGPKPGYFMEMSMEDWEGAVKLLLYPAVYLTKALVPAMEKKGFGRIVYSTSGAIKEPIPNIALSNVVRISMAGLVRTLAKELGPKGITVNGIMPGIIRTDRMVQLAKDRAKREGKSVEEALQEYAKPIPLGRLGEPEEIGYLVAFLASDLGSYINGAMIPVDGGRLNSVF, encoded by the coding sequence ATGTTGAGTATAGACCTATCTGGAAGGTTGGCCTTTACTACGGCATCGAGCAAGGGCATAGGCTTTGGTGTGGCTAGGGTTCTTGCTAGGGCTGGAGCTGATGTAATACTCCTTTCCAGAAACGAAGAAAATCTCAAAAAAGCCAGAGAGAAAATAAAAGAAGAAAGCAACGTTGATGTGAGCTATATAATTGCGGACCTTATGAAGAGAGAAGAGCTTGAGAAAACGGTTAAGGAGCTGCAAAACATAGGAGAGCCAGATATGTTCTTCTTCTCCACTGGTGGGCCTAAGCCGGGCTATTTCATGGAAATGAGCATGGAGGACTGGGAAGGGGCCGTTAAGTTGCTCCTTTACCCGGCTGTGTATCTAACCAAGGCACTCGTCCCCGCAATGGAGAAGAAAGGCTTTGGAAGAATAGTTTACTCCACAAGCGGAGCCATAAAAGAGCCTATCCCAAACATAGCCCTCAGCAACGTTGTGAGGATTTCAATGGCAGGTCTTGTAAGAACTTTGGCCAAGGAGCTTGGACCGAAGGGCATAACTGTTAATGGCATTATGCCCGGCATTATAAGAACAGATAGAATGGTCCAGCTTGCAAAAGATAGAGCGAAGAGAGAAGGAAAGAGTGTTGAAGAGGCCCTCCAAGAGTACGCAAAACCAATACCCCTCGGTCGTCTAGGAGAGCCAGAGGAGATAGGTTACCTTGTAGCTTTCCTTGCCAGCGACCTTGGAAGCTATATAAACGGTGCAATGATACCCGTTGATGGCGGGAGATTAAACTCTGTGTTCTGA
- a CDS encoding transposase: MREKKGNYNKPIHPPKFLPKDGHFVLIFPYQSFRVKEDKVILTLGRNFAKKFGVMHLEIPLPKNIKGHRIKEVRILPKYNALWFEVEYVYEVQSEKKDLDHSKYLAIDLGVDNFATCVETIGTAFIIEGRWLKSFNRWWNKEKA, from the coding sequence ATGAGAGAAAAAAAAGGTAATTACAACAAGCCGATTCACCCACCAAAGTTTTTACCAAAAGATGGTCACTTTGTCCTAATCTTCCCGTACCAATCCTTCAGGGTGAAGGAGGATAAGGTTATTCTCACTCTCGGGCGAAACTTTGCGAAAAAATTTGGTGTAATGCACCTTGAAATCCCCCTCCCCAAGAACATTAAAGGGCACAGGATAAAGGAAGTCCGAATTTTACCAAAGTATAATGCCCTCTGGTTCGAGGTTGAGTACGTTTACGAAGTGCAATCAGAGAAGAAGGATTTAGACCATTCAAAGTATTTGGCTATTGATTTGGGCGTTGATAATTTCGCCACTTGTGTAGAAACCATCGGGACGGCCTTCATTATTGAAGGCCGGTGGTTGAAGAGTTTTAACCGGTGGTGGAATAAAGAGAAGGCCTAA
- the scpB gene encoding SMC-Scp complex subunit ScpB, with the protein MGLIEDKALVESALFVSGRPISVKEISKALGIKSLDYIEKLIELIAAEYAERNSAIEIVRVLGDKYVMQVKQEYSQRVIQLMPRPDLRTGELKTLALIAYLQPIEQSKLVNLRGSQVYEHVKRLLEMGLVYAEPYERTKILGTTQKFAELYGFPENDPLIIKEAFKKVVHAEYSDLISKIEKEKENKNTG; encoded by the coding sequence ATGGGCTTAATTGAGGACAAGGCTCTAGTTGAGAGTGCTTTATTTGTATCTGGTAGGCCAATCAGTGTGAAAGAGATTTCAAAGGCTTTGGGAATAAAATCCCTTGATTATATCGAGAAGCTCATTGAGCTTATAGCAGCGGAATATGCAGAAAGGAACAGTGCTATAGAAATTGTGAGAGTTTTGGGGGACAAATATGTAATGCAGGTTAAGCAAGAGTATTCTCAAAGAGTAATTCAGTTAATGCCAAGGCCAGACCTGAGAACAGGGGAATTAAAGACTTTAGCCCTAATAGCTTACTTACAACCAATAGAACAGAGCAAACTTGTAAATCTTAGAGGGAGTCAGGTATATGAACATGTAAAACGTCTGCTGGAAATGGGCTTGGTATATGCGGAGCCCTATGAAAGAACAAAAATCCTTGGGACAACCCAAAAGTTTGCTGAGCTTTATGGGTTTCCCGAAAATGATCCATTGATAATAAAAGAGGCTTTCAAGAAAGTTGTACACGCAGAGTATTCTGATTTGATATCTAAAATTGAAAAGGAAAAAGAAAACAAAAACACTGGGTAG
- a CDS encoding transposase: protein MNQAVNYIIKYCLENKIGNIVIGELKEAKQRVFLGKVNNQNFQFIPYGLFKQKLKAKCEYYGINFIEVNEAYTSKVDALALEPLEKKEEYWGRRVCRGLYQSSTGVLVNADVNGALNILRKVAGDSSIRGIAGSGRVNRPVRVRLLATGCRMNSHETSPVRVG from the coding sequence ATGAATCAAGCCGTGAATTACATTATCAAGTACTGTTTGGAGAATAAAATCGGGAACATCGTGATTGGAGAGTTGAAGGAGGCGAAGCAAAGGGTTTTCCTAGGCAAGGTGAATAATCAGAACTTCCAATTCATCCCCTATGGGCTCTTCAAGCAAAAATTAAAGGCAAAGTGTGAATATTATGGGATTAACTTCATTGAAGTTAATGAAGCCTATACTAGCAAGGTTGATGCTTTGGCCTTGGAACCACTAGAGAAGAAGGAGGAGTATTGGGGGAGGAGGGTCTGTAGGGGTTTGTATCAATCCTCCACTGGAGTTTTGGTTAATGCTGACGTGAATGGTGCTTTAAACATTTTGCGTAAGGTAGCCGGCGATTCCTCCATTAGGGGGATAGCCGGTAGTGGCCGTGTGAACCGGCCAGTGAGAGTGAGGTTACTGGCAACAGGATGCCGAATGAACTCTCACGAAACCTCACCCGTTAGAGTGGGGTAG